From the genome of Arvicola amphibius chromosome 9, mArvAmp1.2, whole genome shotgun sequence, one region includes:
- the Vars2 gene encoding valine--tRNA ligase, mitochondrial, with product MSHLPLASFRPPLWLLRPSWGLSRPQPLCTQPELQGSPLSRRNREAKQKRLREKQAALEAGLAEKSKSPAVPTKAWSHKEVVLYDIPTGPGEKKDVSGPLPPAYSPRYVEAAWYQWWVQEGFFKPEYQAQLPYATGETFSMCIPPPNVTGSLHIGHALTVAIQDALVRWHRMRGDRVLWIPGSDHAGIATQAVVEKHLWKEQGVRRHELSREDFLKAVWQWKHEKGGEIYEQLCTLGASLDWDRECFTMDAGSSAAVMEAFVRLYNSGLLYRSRQLVNWSCTLRSAISDIEVESRPLPGRTVLQLPGCPTPVSFGLLASVAFPVDGEPGAEIVVGTTRPETLPGDVAVAVHPDDPRYTHLHGRQLRHPLTGQLLPLITDTTVEPHVGTGAVKVTPAHSPADAEMGARHSLTPLSVIAEDGTMTSLCGDWLQGLHRFVAREKIMCTLRERGLFRGLQEHPMVLPLCSRSGDVVEYLLKSQWFVRCQEMGARAAKAVESGALELWPAFHQKSWQHWFAHIGDWCVSRQLWWGHRIPAYMVVGEKAEDDGKECWVVGRSEAEARAAAAKLTGRPGAELTLERDPDVLDTWFSSALFPFSALGWPQETPDLARFYPLSLLETGSDLLMFWVSRMVMLGTQLTGQLPFSKVLLHSMVRDRQGRKMSKSLGNVLDPRDIISGQELQVLQAKLRDGNLDPRELAIAAAAQKKDFPHGIPECGTDALRFALCSHGVLGGNLHLSVSEVLNYRHFCNKLWNALRFILRALGENFVPQPPEKMSPSSAMDAWILSRLAFAAHECERGFLSRDLPLVTHSLYHFWLHNLCDVYLEAVKPVLSKAPCPPEPPQVLFSCADVGLRLLAPLMPFLAEELWQRLPPRQGGPLAPSICVAPYPSAHSLESWRQPQLERCFSRVQEVVQALRALRATYQLTKARPQVLLQSSDPEEQGLFQPFLEPLGTLSHCGAVGFLPPGAAAPSGWALAPLDDTIKIYMELQGLVDPQSQLPRLAARRQKLQKQLADLLNRTASEGLAERQQRLSSLRLELSKLDQAASHLQQLIEETPSAREL from the exons ATGTCTCATTTACCTCTGGCCTCTTTCCGGCCACCGCTTTGGCTGCTGAGGCCCTCCTGGGgtctctccaggccccagccACTGTGTACACAGCCAGAGCTCCAAGGCTCGCCCCTCTCTCGGAGGAACCGCGAAGCCAAACAGAAGCGCCTGCGGGAGAAGCAGGCGGCCCTGGAGGCTGGGCTAGCTGAGAAGAGCAAG TCACCTGCAGTGCCCACCAAGGCCTGGAGCCACAAGGAGGTAGTACTGTATGACATCCCCACCGGGCCAGGTGAAAAGAAAG ATGTTTCTGGGCCCCTGCCCCCTGCTTACAGTCCCCGATATGTTGAGGCGGCCTGGTACCAGTGGTGGGTGCAAGAGGGCTTCTTCAAGCCAGAGTATCAG GCGCAGCTGCCCTACGCTACAGGGGAGACCTTCTCCATGTGTATCCCGCCTCCCAACGTCACTGGCTCCCTGCACATCGGTCACGCACTCACAGTAGCGATACAGGACGCGCTTGTGCGCTG GCACCGGATGCGTGGGGATCGCGTGCTGTGGATTCCTGGCTCAGATCACGCAGGAATCGCTACCCAG GCTGTGGTGGAGAAACACCTGTGGAAGGAGCAGGGCGTGAGGAGACACGAGCTGAGCCGGGAAGACTTCCTCAAGGCCGTGTGGCAGTGGAAACATGA gaaaggaggggagatCTATGAGCAGCTCTGCACTCTGGGTGCCTCTCTGGACTGGGACCGAGAGTGTTTCACCATGGACGCT GGCTCCTCGGCAGCTGTGATGGAAGCATTTGTACGACTCTACAACTCGGGATTGTTGTACCGGAGCCGTCAGCTTGTGAACTGGTCGTGCACTCTGAGATCGGCCATCTCAGACATtgag GTAGAGAGCCGGCCCCTGCCTGGCCGCACAGTGCTCCAGCTGCCCGGCTGCCCGACCCCTGTGTCTTTTGGGCTCCTTGCTTCTGTTGCCTTCCCTGTGGATGGCGAGCCCG GTGCGGAGATTGTGGTGGGAACCACGAGGCCCGAGACGCTGCCTGGAGACGTGGCTGTGGCCGTCCACCCCGACGACCCACGATACACA CATTTACACGGGCGACAGCTTCGTCACCCTTTGACAGGACAGCTCCTCCCCCTCATCACAGACACCACTGTTGAGCCACATGTGGGCACAG GGGCAGTGAAGGTGACCCCGGCTCACAGTCCAGCGGATGCCGAGATGGGGGCCCGGCACAGCCTGACCCCACTGAGTGTCATCGCAGAGGATGGGACAATGACGTCTCTGTGTGGGGACTGGCTGCAG GGTCTTCACCGATTTGTGGCCCGGGAAAAGATTATGTGCACACTGAGAGAGCGGGGGCTGTTCCGGGGCCTGCAGGAGCACCCCATGGTGCTGCCCCTCTGCAG CCGTTCCGGGGACGTGGTAGAATACCTGCTGAAGAGCCAGTGGTTTGTTCGCTGCCAGGAAATGGGGGCTCGAGCTGCCAAG GCTGTGGAGTCGGGGGCTCTGGAGCTCTGGCCTGCCTTCCACCAGAAGAGCTGGCAGCACTGGTTTGCCCACATCGG GGACTGGTGTGTCTCCCGGCAGCTGTGGTGGGGCCATCGGATCCCGGCCTACATGGTGGTTGGAGAGAAGGCAGAG GATGACGGGAAGGAATGTTGGGTGGTCGGGCGGtcagaggctgaggccagagctgCAGCAGCAAAGCTGACCGGGAGACCAGGGGCAGAACTGACCCTGGAGAGGG ACCCTGATGTCCTGGACACTTGGTTCTCCTCggctcttttccccttttctgccttGGGTTGGCCCCAAGAG ACGCCAGACCTTGCTCGTTTCTATCCCCTTTCACTTTTGGAAACTGGCAGTGACCTCCTGATGTTCTGGGTGAGCCGCATGGTCATGCTGGGGACCCAGCTCACGGGGCAACTCCCATTCAGCAAG GTGCTTCTCCATTCCATGGTTCGGGACAGGCAAGGCCGGAAGATGAGCAAGTCCCTGGGGAATGTGCTAGACCCACGGGATATCATTAGCGGGCAAGAGCTGCAG GTGCTACAGGCCAAGCTGAGAGATGGCAATTTGGACCCGAGAGAGCTGGCCATTGCAGCCGCAGCACAG AAAAAGGACTTTCCTCATGGGATCCCTGAGTGTGGGACAGATGCCCTGAGGTTTGCGCTGTGCTCTCATGGAGTCCTGG GGGGCAACCTGcacctgtctgtctctgaggTCCTGAACTACCGCCATTTCTGCAACAAGCTCTGGAACGCCCTGCGCTTTATCCTCCGTGCCCTGGGGGAGAACTTCGTACCCCAGCCACCAGAGAAG ATGTCGCCCTCCTCCGCAATGGACGCCTGGATTCTGAGCCGCCTGGCCTTTGCAGCCCACGAGTGTGAGAGGGGCTTCCTCAGCCGGGACCTGCCGCTCGTCACCCACAGCCTGTATCATTTCTGGCTCCACAACCTCTGTGATGTCTACCTG GAAGCAGTAAAGCCAGTGTTGTCGAAGGCTCCGTGTCCCCCAGAACCCCCTCAGGTCCTGTTCTCCTGCGCCGATGTTGGTCTGCGCCTCCTCGCCCCACTGATGCCCTTCCTGGCAGAAGAACTTTGGCAAAGACTGCCCCCCAGGCAAGGTGGTCCCCTTGCCCCCAGCATCTGTGTGGCCCCCTACCCCAGTGCCCACAGCCTG GAGTCCTGGCGCCAGCCCCAGCTGGAACGATGCTTCTCCAGGGTCCAAGAGGTTGTCCAGGCGCTACGGGCCCTCCGAGCCACCTACCAGCTCACAAAAGCCCGACCCCAAG TGCTGCTCCAGAGCTCAGATCCAGAAGAACAGGGCCTATTCCAGCCCTTCCTGGAGCCCCTGGGCACCCTGAGCCACTGTGGGGCTGTAGGGTTCCTGCCCCCAGGGGCAGCAGCTCCCTCCGGCTGGGCCCTCGCCCCACTGGATGACACCATTAAGATCTACATGGAGCTGCAG GGCCTGGTGGACCCCCAGAGCCAGCTACCTCGGCTCGCTGCCCGGAGGCAGAAGTTACAGAAACAGCTCGCTGACCTCTTGAATCGGACCGCGTCAGAGGGGCTTGCAGAGAGGCAGCAGAGG ctttCCTCCCTCCGCCTGGAGTTGTCAAAGCTGGACCAAGCAGCCTCCCACCTCCAGCAGCTGATAGAAGAGACGCCCAGCGCCAGGGAGCTCTGA
- the Gtf2h4 gene encoding general transcription factor IIH subunit 4 → MESTPARGGLNRAHLQCRNLQEFLGGLSPGVLDRLYGHPATCLAVFRELPSLAKNWVMRMLFLEQPLPQAAVALWVKKEFSKAQEESTGLLSGLRIWHTQLLPGGLQGLILNPIFRQNLRIALLGGGKAWSDDTSQLGPDKHARDVPSLDKYAEERWEVVLHFMVGSPSAAVSQDLAQLLSQAGLMKSTEPGEPPCITSAGFQFLLLDTSAQLWYFMLQYLQTAQSRGMDLVEILSFLFQLSFSTLGKDYSVEGMSDSLLNFLQHLREFGLVFQRKRKSRRYYPTRLAINLSSGVSGAGGTVHQPGFIVVETNYRLYAYTESELQIALIALFSEMLYRFPNMVVAQVTRESVQQAIASGITAQQIIHFLRTRAHPVMLKQTPVLPPTITDQIRLWELERDRLRFTEGVLYNQFLSQVDFELLLAHARELGVLVFENSAKRLMVVTPAGHSDVKRFWKRQKHSS, encoded by the exons ATGGAGAGCACCCCTGCAAGGGGTGGACTGAACCGAGCACACCTACAATGTAGGAATCTACAGGAGTTCTTAGGGGGCCTGAGCCCTGGGGTGCTGGACCGATTGTATGGGCACCCAGCCACTTGTCTGGCTGTCTTCAG GGAGCTCCCTTCTCTGGCAAAGAACTGGGTGATGCGGATGCTTTTTCTGGAGCAGCCTCTGCCGCAGGCTGCAGTGGCCCTGTGGGTGAAGAAAGAGTTCAGCAA GGCTCAGGAGGAGAGTACAGGGCTCCTTAGTGGCCTCCGCATTTGGCATACGCAGCTGCTCCCTGGTGGACTCCAGGGCCTCATCCTCAACCCCATCTTCCGCCAGAACCTCCGAATTGCCCTTCTGGGTGG GGGCAAGGCCTGGTCTGATGACACAAGTCAGCTGGGACCAGACAAGCACGCCCGGGATGTCCCCTCGCTTGACAAGTACGCTGAGGAGCGCTGGGAG GTGGTCTTGCACTTCATGGTGGGCTCCCCCAGTGCAGCTGTCAGCCAGGACCTGGCCCAGCTCCTCAGCCAGGCTGGGCTTATGAAAAG CACTGAACCTGGAGAGCCGCCCTGTATCACTTCTGCTGGCTTCCAGTTCCTGCTGCTGGACACGTCTGCCCAGCTCTGGTACTTCATGCTGCAGTATCTGCAGACAGCGCAG aGTCGGGGCATGGACCTAGTGgagattctctccttcctcttccagctCAGTTTCTCTACTCTGGGCAAG GACTATTCCGTAGAGGGTATGAGTGATTCTTTGTTGAACTTCCTGCAACACCTGCGTGAGTTTGGACTAGTTTTCCAGAGGAAG AGGAAGTCCCGGCGTTACTACCCCACACGCCTAGCCATCAACCTCTCATCTGGTGTCTCTGGGGCTGGGGGCACGGTACATCAGCCGGGCTTTATTGTCGTGGAAACCAATTACCGACTGTATGCCTATACCG AGTCGGAGCTGCAGATTGCTCTCATTGCCCTCTTCTCCGAGATGCTCTATCGGTTCCCCAacatggtggtggcacaggtgACCCGGGAGAGCGTGCAGCAGGCCATTGCCAGTGGCATCACAGCCCAGCAG atAATCCATTTCCTAAGGACAAGGGCCCATCCAGTGATGCTCAAACAG ACTCCTGTGCTGCCTCCCACCATAACAGACCAGATTAGgctatgggagctggagagggacAGACTTCGTTTCACTGAAG GCGTCCTGTATAACCAGTTCCTGTCGCAAGTGGACTTTGAGCTGCTGCTGGCCCACGCGCGGGAGCTGGGCGTGCTGGTGTTCGAGAACTCGGCCAAGAGGCTGATGGTGGTGACGCCGGCCGGGCACAGCGACGTCAAGCGCTTTTGGAAGCGGCAGAAGCACAGCTCCTGA